The Candidatus Scalindua japonica genome includes the window GAATGACCGTGAAGAGATTTTGTGTAGGAGCATGTTTGCTCCCCCCCCAGCGTATTTCTAAAGAAGTTTTCTTGCCATATTCAACTATGGTAGGGGGAGAGTGTGTGTTCTCACTGATTACCGCAGATTGACAGCGCATTGACTATCAACTCGAATATGTATCAAAGTAATATTTTTAATTGTATAGCAAAATACAAAAAAATAGTATGTAAAGTGACCTTATTCCTATTAATTATTTAGGACAGTAGTATTGAATAAATTTCTGCATGGGTTAGGAAGTAAAACTGAAAACATCGTGGGAACAAATTTAAAACTGTTGGTGTATGAGAATTTGGCTAATTTTTATTTCCGATAATGCCTATCTTTGGCCTCTTATTTAAGGTATTCAAAGCCCTGATTACATCATATCCAAATATTTCCGGCATAGCCATGTCACACAAAACGAGGTCAAATCCTTCTTTCTCTGTCTGTTTTATTGCATTTGCGCCATTGTTGACAGTCAGAACTTTGTAACCGGCTTTTGAAAGAAAATTGTCCAGAATACTGCATATGTCCTCATCATCATCTACAACAAGAACACTCAAATCATTCCCTTTTACTTTTTGTTCTGAGATAGGCGGTTTTGTGGGATTGACGGTTTTCTCTGCTATCGGAAGTTCCAAAGTAAATGTACAACCCTTCCCCAATTCACTTTCGACATCAATTATCCCTCCATGTCTGGCCATTATTCCATAAGCAGTGCTCATGCCCAAACCGGTCCCTGCTGCAGACTTTGTAGTAAAAAATGGCTCGAAAACCCTCTTCTTCACCTCTTCAGGCATTCCTGTACCCGTGTCGGAAATAGTAATAAATACCGTTTCCGGTTCACACCACGTACTAAATGAAAGTTGGCCACCATCAGGCATGGCATCCATGGCATTATTGATTTTGTTTATAAATACTTCTCTTAATTCTGTAGGATTACACAATATGGAAGGTGTCTTCAGCATTCCGTTTCTATCCATGGAGTAGTCAATGCCTCTGGACTGTGCCATATTTTTCCACCGGGGCATTGTAAAATCGATTGATTGTTCTATCAGCTCACCTATATCATAAGATATAAACTCTGTGTCACCTTGAAATTTTCCAGTAAATTTAAGCATCTTGCCGGAAATCTCAGACCCATCATCAGTTGCCTTTTTAATAGTATGGAGCCTGTCTGTTAATTCACCATTCTCTTTATCTACTGGTAGATAGTTAGTCTCAATCCCTTATTCATCAGGTCAAGTATTCCTACGGCTAACCTTAAGAACGCTAACCTTGAGAACGCTAACCTTAGTCTCAATCCCTTATTCATCAGGTCAAGTATTCCTACGTCTTAAGCCAACTAGAATATGTCGAACGTGTTTTGGTCTCAATCCCTTATTCATCAGGTCAAGTATTCCTACTGTACCCCTTCTAACACCTGTTCCAGCATATACTTACAATGCCATTTCCTGTAACCTGTCCAATCTGTAATCATTTCACCTCCAAATTTTCTGTAAAAATTTAATAAAATGCTCATAAATACCTATCAGTTATCATGTTAAGATTTTCCTGTAACCTACCCCCTTTTTACCTGTTTTCAAAAGCTTCGTTAAGTTATCAATAAAAAAAGGCTTATATCGTTTTTTTTTGTTGATTTCGTGTTTAATAATTACAGATACATTAAACGGACATATTCCATAACTTACACAATATAAACTTCTTCATCTTTGGACACCTTTCCCTGTCCGATCACTTTGATTATCTTTTCACAATTTGCACAGATAGAGTAGATCCTGATACTATCTGCCTCTTCTTTAGCTATTTTATGAATTCTTTTCACCATTTTGTCAAGGAGTTTGTTATCCAGTATACACTCAAAGACACTGTATTGCACCCGGTCACCATAATCTTTCAGTATCTTGGCAAGCTTTGTACGCCTTTTCGTGTCAGGTATATCGTAAGATACAAGGTAAAACATGAATTATGCTTTCAATTCAAAGGGGACATAAGGCCTTTCATTTTGAATGTGCGCGGCAAGTGTTTCTGCCTGTATGCGAAAACACTTTCTCCAGGTACTGTTTTCTCCAGTATTTGGATGGACAAATTCACGATTTATCATTTTTTCATACTCTCTAAAATATCGCTTTAACGGTTCGCGTTTGAGATAAACACCGCCACCTTTAGGGTTGGCGTAGAAATCTGCCTCTCCTATAATTCGGTTGTTTACGAGATAGAGAGTAAACCGGTCGGCAATCGGAGCACGAAACTCCTCCATAAGGTCAGATGCCAGGGAAGCCCTGCCGTAATCTATACTATGGAAATACGCAAGATACGGATCAAATCCAATCCCATCAAGAAGAGAAGATATTTCGTTAAAGATGATTGTGTAGCCGAAAGAGAGAAGAGCGTTCACGGGATCAGTAGAAGGGTGCTTCCTTCTTCCGGTAAATTCTAAAGTTTCAAGAAACATTTTGCCATATGCATCAAAATACGACTTAGCCGCGCTTCCCTCAATACCAAAGAGTTGTTCTATTTGTGTTATATTTTCCACTTCTCTAAGCCTGGCGGAGATGGCGCTGTTTTCTGATTTAAAATCTCTGTCAGGATGATTGTAAGAGAACCATCTCATTACCTGTAGAGAATTCTTAATCTTTCCAGCAACAATCTTTTTTGCAAACGCCAGCCGAAATCCATAATCCCCATATTTATTAAACTGCGATATCCGAAGGTCTATATTTTTTGTTGCCGGAGATGTTATCTGACCGATCAGTTTTCCAGTTCGCGTAAGAATAGCCATCTCAATTCCGTGCTCAAAAAGCTCATGCACAGATTGAGTGGTAAACTGTACGTTTCCAAAGATCAGCACCGCATCGATTTTATGACACTGTACATCGAGTAATATCTCATCATCCTTTTCTACTATAAGCCTGTCGCCTGTTTTCCGAAGGATTGAACCCTGTTCCGTAAGATACAAATTAGCCATAGTTTCTGTAGGGGCAGACCAATGTGTCTGCCCCTACCATCCTTTATTTTTTTTTAAAAAATAGATCGGCAGATTCAAAGGCCGTGGATAATGAAGGATTTTTTTCTCCCTTTTGGGCTTATCAAAGGGGACCATCGTCATGCTCTTTATAAACGTAACACCCAGGAATGTAAAACCATCATCAAAGTTTACAATCTCCGCTTCGTCAAGCTCAAGCGAGAGCCGGTCCAGAATCCTGTCAGTAAGTTTCAGCGCGTTTACCGCCTCCTCTCTATTGCGGGAAAGTATAACAAAATCATCTGAAAACCTTACCAGCTTGTGTCCGTTCCTTAATAACTCTTCATCAAATTTATCCAGAAAGAGGTTTGCCAGGATAGGCGAAATAGCGGACCCTTGAGGGATCCCTATCTTCAGTGTTTCCACAGATTTTCCATCCCACACTTCTGCCTTAACCCACATAGTAATTAAACGACGGATATCCTTGTCTTTAATAATCCGTTTGACTTTTTTAATAAGAACATCATGATCGACGTTATCAAAAAACGCGTCAATATCCGCGTCAACCGCCCATGTATATCCATCCGCGTAATATTCGCTGATTTTATAGACGGCCTGTTTTACGGACCTTCCCTTTCTATAGGCATAACTGCACTGTTCAAATTCCGCTTCAAAAAACGGTCTGGTGATCTCAAGTACCGCCGTTTGCACAACTCTATCCTTTACCGTGGGAACAGACAGCGCCCTGGCTTCACCGTTACCTTTATCTACCAGTATCCTGAGCAGAGGTAAGGGCTGGTACGACGCCATTAAGAGTTCACTCCTCAGCGTGTCAATATTCCGTTTAATTCTCTCATCAAATTTTTCTACCGTGACACCGTCCACCCCAGCGCAACCGCGGTTTCCCCTGACCCGTTCAAAGGCGGATTGTAATGTAGTTTGTCTGGTGATTTCTTTAAACATATTTCCTGTACGGTTAAACCTGTGGGCAGACACATGGGTCTGCCCCTACGGGTTCACATTATTATATATCACGTTTTCAATGTAGTCCCATTTCTTGTCATAATCTTTATCCTTAATATGTTCCGGGTTTTCCCTGTCATATTGCCATTTCATTGGATTGTTTATTATGTATTCCCGGATACGGTCCAGACTATCTTCATTTCGAACAATATGCTCATAATAATTGCGTTGCCAGAACCTTTTGTTAAATGGTTTCCAATTAACATTTTTTACATTTCTGATATATTCATTTGTTGTCATGGTTTTAAACCATTGCATATGTTGCGGTAAGCCCCGTAGGGGCAAACCAATGTGTTTGCTCTTAATCATCTCCCTGTTTTTACGCGTAGGGTAGTCTGTGGGGCAGACACACTGGTCTGCCCCTACGGACACGGATGGTCCATTTATTATGATTATTCCGTGCATATGGTTGGGCATGATAATATATTCGTCTAATGAAATTGTAGAATATTTTTCAGGTAATACGGACCACCATTTTTCAACCATCTCACCGGCATCATTCAAAACAGTTTTACTCTCTATTGCTTCGCCCAGCAAACACTCTTTGTCCTGAAGGCATATGGTAACAAAGTACGCACCTTCCCGTGAATAATCATATTCTTTGAGGCGGATAGAACGCCGGCCATGTTTTGTTTTCACGTTTTCCGTATGGTTCACTATTTCCATCACATGGGATTATGGTTAAAAATCACTACGTCGCCGGTAACTGGAGACCGATAAATGAGTTTTCTTGCTTTGCCATGTAACGCGTGAGCAATTTTCAGGTAGAGCCAGACCGGGGCCTTGCCTGTCAGAATTATGTCATTCCCCTCACCCGCCTGTTCTAACGCGCGGTTGATATAATCAGGTAAATCAGACAGTTTGGCGGTGTTGTTGTAAAAAGTTTCAAGATTAATAGCTGTTTTTTTAAATTTCACAAGCCAAATTCCCTTGGTTCTGAAGAAGTAAGCAGGACATCATAACTGAGCACATCCCATGGTTGGTTCGTTGAGACATATTGCGCTTTTATTACACGGTTAAATGTCATCGATGCTCCTACAATACTGGTAGGCTTCTGTCCGCTTGTAATGTCAATCATAATCTGACTTTCAGAATATTTATATTTTCTGAACTTACGCATCAAAAACCACATAGCTTGTGATAATTCATCAAAACTTTGAAAATTAAAACCATTCAAGTCGGCAATATCCTTTTCTGAAAACATATCAACAAGGAGAGGTTTACCTTGCTTTTGTGCAAGCAGGTAAATTTTATCTAAATTATTAAACCTGTATCTTTCAAAGATTTTTGCAAACAAATTAACCTGTGATATTGATTCTTTAGAACATACCAGAGTGAGTGTTTTTAATTTTTTTTGATGATGCTGTATTGCCCTTAAAGGCATCTCCCATGCCCAGCGCAGAGGAAGAGCGCCTTTCTTCAGTTTTTCAATCTTTTCTAAATCTTTGTCAATATTCTGCGAAAGCTGGAGATTGTCAGGGACACCATCTGATTCTTCAAGGTCCTTCGGTAGATTTGAAAGGAATAATACAAGATGTTCTCTCTCCTCGGCCTCTTCGTTTGAAATATATCTTGTACGGGGATGAAATATATTGTCCTTTTGTCGGATCAATAAATATACCATTCCTATGAAAAATACAAGATAACAGATCTTTGTAATAAAAACGGCGGTTTCACTCCCATGAGACCATTCTGCGACAGTTTCCATTACGGCATCGGCGGCAAAATGTGAGCCAAGTACCGTTAAAGCCATGGTAGCCCAAGGTACCAATTCCAGACATTTCATTTGAAACGGTTTCATTTGTTTTTCAAAATAATTTCCCCCTTGTAAGGGCAGACCCATGTGTCTGTCCTTTTTTGTCACCCATATGTCTCCCCTTTTCGTGGCCCATGTGTTTATCCATGGGGCAGACACACGGGTCTGCCCCTACAGATACGGTATCACATTTCTTTTTGATGTTTTAATTACACATACAGACCATTCTCAGATACCAGTTTTCAGATATCGGTAACGTTTTAATTCTTTTTCTGACCACTGTTTTCAATCCCTTCTACATCAGGTCAAGTATTCCTACTCAAAGAGTCGGATCGAATGAACGAAAGAAGTTTTGTTTCGTCGCAATCCCTTATTCATCAGGTCAAGTATTCCTACAAGACGAGAACTGGTATTTCTTTTGATGATTTATTTGTCGCAATCCCTTATTCATCAGGTCAAGTATTCCTACGAAATGGCTAAGTGTATCAAACAGTTACCAGATCGACTGGTCGCAATCCCTTATTCATCAGGTCAAGTATTCCTACGGTAGTACAGGGAATTAATAAGGTCAGTAGTGTATTTATCGTCGCAATCCCTTATTCATCAGGTCAAGTATTCCTACGTACCCCTTCTAACACCTCTTCCAACATGCACTTACAAGGCCATTTCCTGTAACCTATCCAATCTGTAATCATTTCACCTCAAAATTGTCTGTAAATATTTAATAAAATGCTCATAAACACCTATCAGTTATCATGTTACGATTTTCCTGTAACCTACCCCCTTTTTACCAGTTTTTAAAAGTTCCGTTAACATATTGTGGATATAAGAGTTATCCCTGGTTTCCGTTTTTTTTCGTTAGAATGACGTTTTTTTAATTATTAGCAATGAAAAGTGTAAAGATTCAATCTGTTTAATTTAGTTATAGTGGCTGTGTAATTGATTTGTCTTCCCATATGATCTGGACAAAAATACCTATGAGTAGTGCAAGTGGGAAGAAAACCAGGAGGACTTTAGGATTAATTACACCAATTACACCCATATAGATATTGTTGCAGTCCTGATTAATGCCATGTAAACTTCTATAAAATGTACCGTAAACCAGATCAAGTATAATAGTCCCTGTAATTATCGCATAAATGATTCCGCGTAAATATATTTTGCATACACGTTTAAACGCGACATTACTGTTTTCAATCTTATTATTGACTTCATGCCACAAATATATAAATGAAAAGCCTAAACATGCTGGTACAAGGACTAAAATGACAGAAGGCTGACAATACATTCCAAATCTCCACACATCCTCAGCTACAATAAGCGGGAGGTAGCCGATGATTATGGCACCAAAGAGCCGTGGTATATAAAGCTTTATCTTTAAACGGTTCAGAATGATTTTTATAATATAAACTATAATAATACAATATGCCGCCACAACACAGGTCATGGAAAAAATGTTTTTCCAATCATATTCTCCGTTTCCTGATGTTAAGCTTTTATTTGTCAGGGGAGGTATTTTGATACATTGGAATATGTATGATAACGGATTATTGTCAATGGCGAGAATGAACAAAACAAAGATTGTAGGAAAAATGAATAGAAGCTGCTTCCAATTGCTTATAAAAGCTTTAAAAAAATGAGACTTTTTTGTTTTATCCAGTTCCAATTCATTGATTATTAATCCGGTAGTTTCCAGATCGTAACGGGGAAGGAACCAATGGTCGATTAAGAACAACAAATAATTTCTTCCTCTAGGAGTTTTTAAAAAAACTTAGAAAAAACTTTTAGTTTTTTAAAATTACTACCCGGCTCTTCAATAATTTTTCTAATCTCATCTTCCCTGTCAGTTTCCGTACCTGTAAAAAATGTATAATTTTTTGGGTCAATTGTAAAGTTCATCCATTCATATAAGTTTTCATTAAATTCATTAACATCGTTTTGCACCACGGAAACAGAATAAAACTTTTTCCATGAATGGTATTCTAAATGTCGAAGTTTATCTAATAATATCGTATGCAACCCTTCTTCTTGAATTTTATTTTTAGCACGTTTAATCTCATCGACAAACGAATTGTCACTCACGTTATTAACGAAATCATCAAACTTTTGTTGAGAATCTAATGCTTCCATAATTTTGTTACTCATCTGCTTTCCCGGAGGTCCATAGGAATGTATCTTTTGAAATTTTCTGGAATTTCATCCTTGGTTATCTCATTTTTTTTTAATTGTTCAATGATTTTATTAATTTCAGTCGGATTAACTAATTTTTTTATAAATTCAGTACCTGGCACAGGTTTATCATTTACATATGTTTCACAGTCAATATAAAATGAATCCAGGTTTTTAATCCCGCAAGCAATATATGCTCCACTCACCATTGGTTTTTTGCCGCCGGTAATATCAACGGCTATTTCTGTGGTTTGTATCCCACGTTGATTTTCACTAGCAATAATTGAATATATTTTTTTACAAGTATCGGAAGGTTCTGAACTATCTACCTTCAGCTTATAATTGTCATCATGCCAATTATCTTCATCAAAAAATTCAATATCATTGCTGCAATCTGAAAGATCACTGCTTATCTTTTTGCACCAGTATGTAATTTCATAACATTTGTCCTTACTGTCTTTTGAAAAGAGCAGAATAACTCTTTGAGCTTTAAGTGCGAATATAGATAAAATAATTGGTTGAATAGAGAAACCTACTAACAAAATATGTGTTTTGTATTTTTTCTGAATGTTGCCAAGCAGTTTTTCCGTTAATTTATTATAAGTCTTCTTGAAAATACTATCAGCAGTGACCTTGTTTTCTTCGTTATTATTAGTGAAATAGAAGTTTAATTTGTCTTTTGGTGAGACAATTCTCTCCAGTTTCAACCGCTGTTCTTCTGTTACTAAATTATTCATTTTTCACCTATTGTTGGTTTTTGTTTATACAGATTTCAAATTTCAACTATTTGATACCAGTCATGTTCAGTAAAGACATGCTATCAACCTAACTGAATTTCATCCAGCCCAATGGCTTTGTAACTTGATTGTTTTTGTATATTAATCGTCTTGATTTTGGAGCGGGACAATCTTTTTTATCGACAAACATATGGTTTCTCAGTTTTTTTTGTGAGATATCATCTAAAAGCATGTCGATTGTCATACCCATTAGCCCGGTACCCCAGCCAATCCTGAATTTATGTTCGTAGTTATTATTTCTATAGAAATCTTGAACATCAGAAATATTCAATTGATCATTTAAGCAATTATCAAAAAAATTTTTTTCAAACATCCAGAGATCTTGACTAAATTGTCTTACTAAATTAAAGATACCCTTAATATCCGAAAAGGGAATATTGTATTTTTTTCGTTTAAATTCTTTAAGTAGTACGCGATCAATTGTAATGAGAAAATTAGTTTCACCTGTAAAAGTTTCTATCTCAAAGTCGATGGGCTGCTCTTTTTTGTCCAATTTCATTTTTATTGTAAATTTATCTGCTAATTGTAACTTGTCGTGCGTGGGCTTTTTGTTTGTAATATTATTAAGTCCCTTTAATGAAACAAGTACAACCTTGTGCATATTCATATTTGCCAACCTTTTTGTATCTTTAACTTTGACACATCTAAGAAAGTCTGATTTAGTATCCATTCTTGTTTTACCGTTTTGAAAGATGAATAGAGATAATTGCTGAGAAAATCTGCTTTTTTCAATATCTTTTTGCCTCGGTGACATATTTTTTGTTTTTTGTATAAAATCCGATATTTTGCTGCTAATATTATCTAAAAACGATTTAACAATATTTGATTCCTTGTGCTTCAGAAATTCTTTTGCCATATGATACATTACTGCAGTGCGAATAACCCCTTTAATGGAACTCCCAGGTATTATAGGTTGACCAGGTCCATTTTTTATAAACATGTTTCCTCTTGTTGCATTTACTAATGATTTAAAAACACCAAACTCAATTAGTTCTTTCTCATTTTCTTTCTTGTTCTTAGTATGGTAAATCCCCGTATCAAAAAGGAATTTTTCGTTATCAAATTTGTTAAGTTTTCCTTTGTTAGTATATTCTTCAATCTGATTTACATATTTTGTTACTAATGAGAGATCGTTAGTCTTTTGAAAAAGGTATTCTACCAGTCTGTTTGAGTCTATGGCAAAAGCAGTCTCATTGTTGCGCCTGACAAATCCTTGTCCATAATCTATATCTTTTCCTTTGATATGAATGGGAGTAATTGTTTTTATGTTTACTACTTTGTTTTCTAAAAAGTTCATTTTATTTTCTCACAAAATGGAATAGCGAATGGTAATCCGTTTCTAAAAATTCTATGCTTGTTAAACTCTTGAGGAGTAACGTTGACTAAGTTTCCTCGCAATTCAGAGGCGAATATAGAGCCTTCGGAGAACATGTAACAAGTCTTACGTTTTAATTGTTCATAAGAAGAGGAAGAAAAAGACCATCCTTTTCTTTGCGTAAGATCATAAGCTATGCTTTTTAATTTACGAACATCATCCGGAAAGAACAGTGAAAATATATAATAAAACTCTGATTTAATTTTGAACATTTCACAAAACCTTGCTCTACCAGGTATTTTCTGGTCAGAAAAAGAAGGGTTTAGTCTCCTCTGTTCTTTCGCAGTTTCAATGTCAATACAAAACCAATCATTATCTGAAAAATCAAACAAACCGCATCCAGATGTCCTCCTGCCTCCTAATCCATTATATTTTAGTACATCCATCAATTTTTTGAAATCGTCAAATGAGAATTCTTCCTCATCAAGATCAAGTAAGAAAAAAGGTTTGATATCTTTCAGGTAAAATACAATACCTGTATGATATATCTGTGCTGCATGGGAAACGCTTTGTGTTACATTCTGAGTTCTGCTCTCTTCTACCCAGAATAAAGATTTGTCTTCATCAAGTATAGCTTTTAGATCAAGAGGTTCATTGCGTTGCCATTTTTGGAATGTTTCAATAGAAATAAATTTTCGATTTTTAAATTCCTTTCCAAATTCATATTTTTGTTTATCATCGATTAAGTTTTCCGGCAAGATAAGTGGTTTTGGTATAAAATATCTGTGGCTGGATTGGCTAGTATCTACAAATCCAAAAGAAGAGACCCTGAAGGGGACATAAATATTATCTTCATTAATAGTTTTGTTTAAAAGGTTTTTGATCCATTGTTTTTGGTTAAATATGTGACTAATAGACGCCAGCGTATTAATCAAGCCGCTAAATATTGTATCTGAGTGGGCAATACCCTGGACATCTTCAACCCCATATCCGGCAACGTCTGACCCGAAATGTACACCATTTCGAAAATTCAACTCAATAACATATTTCATTTTGAATAGTTTCTTTTCTTAGAATTATAGAGATAAAGGAAGTTGAAATTATTCTTGATTTAACTCTTGACTAATGATTTAAGATTATCGAAATTGTTTACCCTCAGTTCTTCCAAGTCAGAGATAATATTCCCTTCCTTTTCAGGCAAAAATAATTCTGAACCTCCTCCTATTTTATAATATTTACATTCCTCTATAGTTAATGAGAATTCCACTTGGCCATAACCCCTGGAAACAGAGCCACCAAGACCGTCTTTTTCTATAAGACTTAATGCTTCAAAGATATTTTGAATATCTTTGGATAAGTGTTCTAAGTCGTTTTCCAAAAACTTTTGATTTTCATTATTATACTCAGTAATTACTTGCACTTTGTAAACAATTTCAAACTCAAAGTTTGCACCAGCAGGAACACGTTCAATTGTCCTTGGGTTTGCAGAAGCAGTGATACGATCAATTGCATTTTCCATTTTTGCTTCAAATATATACAATGCATCTTGTTTGATTTTCTCCTCATTCATTAATTTGCAATCACGAACTATTATACGTGCGGGGTGATTACGGCCTCCATTGTCTCCGGTCGCCCCATAGATTCTACATACACAACAGTTTTTGGAACCTTTATTGTCATCTTCTTTATATGAATAGTCAATATCATCACACACATGCTGTTTTACTTGATTCTGTCTGGTTCCTGAAGATCGATTAAATTTGAAGCTTCTGTCAGTTACAGCAATTTGTTTTTCAGTAAAACTTCTCATTTTTCCTTTTAAGGAACTTCCAGGAATGTAAGGGGCGCCTGTAACAGGATGTTTGATTACCGGTGAATCGATTCCTCCTATCTCAACAGTATCTGACGATGCTCCTATATGGAGTCCTGTAATTACATCAATAGTCCCTTTAATAATTATATTACCTAATAACCCAATGTTATATTCCTTCTTGCCCATTTTAGTAATCTCCTTATTGTTATGTTGAAGCTTTATGAAATGCTACCACTGATTCAAAGAACATGGCAAATTGGTAAAAATCATCTTTATCAGTAACCTTTTTTATCATGCTTGTGCAAATACTTGAAAATTCCCTTAAATCTCTTTTCTTGGCACTCGCATTTGCCAGTTGAGGTCTAAGCATCAATAATTTTGCCTTTTCTACATCAGTGAATTCATTTTGCTTATCAACACATAATTTAATATTTTTTACGGCATTAAAAAATCGTCTAATTTGATGGGTTTCAATTCTTCTTAAATGATCCTGAGCACAACATTCCGCAAAATCTATTAATGATTCCAGTTCGAATTCCGAAAGTTTTTTTATTTTGTTTAATTTTTCCTCTATACCACCTGATGCCGTTGGTTTCCTTTTTTCTCCTTTATACTGTATTTCCCCCCACTTCTGTGCTTTATTTTGATTTTTCATTATTACTCTCCTTTGCCTCGTTGTAAAAGCTCAATCCATGTTAATGGAATTTTAATGGATCTGATTGTTTTGTGTTTATTGTTTTTTGCCGGTAATGTAATAAGCATATTCTGAAGTTCGGTTACTTGTACATTAAAATCGGGATTTCCATTATGGAGAATTCTTGAAAATAAATAGATTACATTTGGTACATATAGCGTGTTTTCCCCCCACCATATATCAGCAATTTTAAATAGTTTGTACACAAAACCGCTGGAAATCCCCTGGAGTTCCAATCTATTATCTTCTTTTTTACACAGAGGTACAAATTTTTCTACTATTTCAATAGTAGTTGTATCATGCCAGGGTATGGCATGAACTATTTTATCCTGAAAATTTTGTATACCATTTCTCAGATCATTTGTCGCCTGAATATTTAATTGTTGGCCCATATGCCTATAATATTGAGAGAAAAAAATTGCAA containing:
- the csm2 gene encoding type III-A CRISPR-associated protein Csm2: MKNQNKAQKWGEIQYKGEKRKPTASGGIEEKLNKIKKLSEFELESLIDFAECCAQDHLRRIETHQIRRFFNAVKNIKLCVDKQNEFTDVEKAKLLMLRPQLANASAKKRDLREFSSICTSMIKKVTDKDDFYQFAMFFESVVAFHKAST
- the csm3 gene encoding type III-A CRISPR-associated RAMP protein Csm3; amino-acid sequence: MGKKEYNIGLLGNIIIKGTIDVITGLHIGASSDTVEIGGIDSPVIKHPVTGAPYIPGSSLKGKMRSFTEKQIAVTDRSFKFNRSSGTRQNQVKQHVCDDIDYSYKEDDNKGSKNCCVCRIYGATGDNGGRNHPARIIVRDCKLMNEEKIKQDALYIFEAKMENAIDRITASANPRTIERVPAGANFEFEIVYKVQVITEYNNENQKFLENDLEHLSKDIQNIFEALSLIEKDGLGGSVSRGYGQVEFSLTIEECKYYKIGGGSELFLPEKEGNIISDLEELRVNNFDNLKSLVKS